The DNA region GCCAGTACTGCTACCGAAAGTTTGCCAACTCCCAAGCCCTAGGGGGCCACCAGAACGCCCACAAGAAGGAGCGCCAGCACCACAAGCGTGTGGTTGCCGCTGCCTCGTATCTGAGGTCGACCAACCCTATGGCCTCAGCCTTTGCACCCCCGCACCACCTACTGGCGGCTGCAGGATCCACATCCCCGCGGTGGCTCAGCTACCAAATCCCACGACAAGCGATGGCACCGCCTGTCTGTGTGTTGTCACATGGCTGTTGCTTTGCCGACCCAGTTGGCGGGGGAGGGCCAGGTGTTGGTGCAGCGGTGAAGTCGCTACATGCCCACAGCCGGCCCCAAGTTTGGGCCTTTGACAGACAACCTTTGGGGCGATTTGGTGGAGAATCCAGACTCGGTTTTGACGATGCCGCTGGTGTTGACCTGCATCTGAGCCTCGCACCAGCCGCACCTTAATATATATGCAGCTAGCTCGAGTGGCTTTGGATGCACGGTTAGATTGACCAGGCTCAGCTCAATATGGCCACGGGCTAGCTCCATGGCTTAGCTCAGAGAGGGTTTCTTGACTGTTTTCTGTTTTTCATAGTCTTAGTCGCTTTAATCATTGGACTCGTACATTTTCTGTGCAAAAATGAACTGATCATTTGATTGTTCTTACTCAGGCCAAATTAGTTGAAAGAGGAACTGTGTCAACTTCTCTTAATTCGAGCGCGTCGGCGAAAATGAACACTGCTTTCATATTGTtaacacctttttttttttccctatagTAAAACTATGGCCAAAGCAATAATTCGCAATTCCCATATACCACCTTACTGCAGGTCGTAGGTGATTTATAAGTTGGGCTACTTTAAAAATCATAAGCTATAGCAGGCGCGCAAAGCATGTATTTGTTGATATCCGTGGAGtccaaattaatttaaaaaaattagtttagCATGAAgatgataaattatatatatatatattacatatatatatatatatgtttttatatGTATGCCTTCATGGGTCAAAAATGGAGTGGCTCGCAAAAGCGTTGCGGCTACTTTAAATCGTTGGTTGCATTAGCGTGATATTTTTTTAGTCAAATTAcgagcattccaaatctattgaTTGAAACTAATCCTGCTAAAATCTCAGTTTAGTTTTGGCCATAAGGCACTTCAAGTGAATTTCGAACATCTGCATTGCAGTGAAAGTCAGCCGCATTGTTATTATTATCTCTgttttcataaaaaagaagaagaaaggatcacaaaaaatgatgaaaatgacCTCTATTTTGATGTGTGGCGTTCTGAGCATCCTAAGAGCCATACtgttaatatttaaatagatAATAAACTACATATCAGATAAGCTTGGGCTCTATTgtgataattgaaaattttcacgtGATATTGAAAGCCTGTTCTATCAGTAGATATACCTTTTATTATAGTAATTCCGGATGGATTTTAAAAACTGTTCCAACCGAAATGAGATTGATCATCTATATAAGTAGATTAATTCTTTAAGTAAACCGTCACGACAATGTCAAAATTTTACAAGATGGGGAATAAAAAGAAGATCTCATtcgaatggaaaaaaaaaaggggtaaGCAGAGAAACTGAGAAATAAACCGATTttccatttctctctctcgacTTGCTTCACTAATGGGTGTCACACTCCCTGTTTGTATAAAGTGACAGGGGTTTATCTCTTCGCTTCATTCCTAGTCACCTTTccctattaattaattataataattattccactttaaaaataaaattactaagATTGGCAGATTTATGGAGAGTTACGGGCAGTAGCTAGGTCAGTAGCTTAGCTTAGCTAGGGAATCAATTTCATTGTACTGATCATAATTAAGAACTGATTTATggatttgtttttcctttctttggTGGAAAGCACGTGACGAATATGTATGTTTTGTCAGGAGCATGTATGTGGATAGAcataaagattgacacgaaggcTCTCTTAACTGAGAAAAATTTCCAGGTTATAAGAAACAACAAACCAAATTACATTTAGTAATACTAATAAACTGATTACGTACTTTCccatgaaaataatataatttgataaattattttgCATCGTTTTCAACAAATAGATATTAGACATTATGTAAGTACAagaatcatttaatttttactttttaaataaaagttcCTATTTGTTGATGCACTTACGCATttacaaataaacaaattaaggcagcTCATTTACAGGGAACAGACCGTCGGGTTCAGACCTTGGTGTTGTGTAGTGGTATAAGTCAAACATTTGGCCGCTTTTCGAATCATAACGATGATCATATATTTGCTTTATAACTGATCAATCCCTTGAACTACAACTCTCTCTGGCAGGGCATAGGTTTCTAAATGCGCAAAATCTCCACAGTCGCCTCTTCCGGTTTCCCCATTCCACAGAAATTCATCCGGGGTCTCGTTACATACTGAGAGGATAACGGAGTAGAATTGGTGGGACCAAAGACGAACTGAATACGTAATCAAGGCATAAAACTATAGCTAGCTGGCAGTTCAAACGGGGGATTTTCTACTCTTAATCGTGAAGATATCCGCTTTTCCTCTATCCAAAACTTTCAAGATCTTAGACATCTTAGTTACTATTACTGAGGCTTTAATGTTCTCCATTAATCTAATTTCTCATGTGTATATAATTCCGCAGGTCACAGTGAGATTAGCAATTTTGCTGATTAAAGGTTGCTTTAATCCATGGGAAGTGGACCGGGAAGAAAAGCAACATTAACTTATTCGGCTTGTGAATCGGTGCATCGCCTTTGACACTGAATTAAAAACTTGTGTGCATGAGTAGAGCTGAAAGGTATTCTAGATCATAAGAACGCATTGCTCTATTAGTATCCTAACATTTCTCTTTCATATCTCAATCACAAACCTACCATGTAccgatattttcttttcaaagaTTATTGGTAAACTGTTAATTCTAGCATGTGCGATGAGCTATATGCTATATGCTATCTGCTACTTATTGGTAAATTAATCCAAATTAAACTTGTTTTGGGTTTATgataaccttttttttctaaaaaccTTTCTTTTAAAATACATGGgcacttgatttttttttgctaggtAACATGGGCACTTGATTAACTATATACTacatcacatatatatatatatatatatatatataaatatttattctaTTGTAAATTACTGCGACTCTTGATAGAATTACTGAAATGGACAACAAGTCCACATCTAGTATGCAGAAGCAAAAGGTACatctttgtttggttttacaatcaatttttaattctactcCACATAACTTCACTTacattcaattcaacaatacaattattattttttccttttctttcaatttttttaaccattcaattcaatttttaatactaaattctttcaactatcaattacttttttcacaattcaacagcacaatcattactttctctcaattattcattacattttcacactttttctcataattcaacaatacaatcattacaaaccaattaaaatcaaaactcaactcagtTTAACTCtaaaccaaacacaacattAGAATCTTATTTTCCTAACTCCTGAGGCAAAGCATATTATTAGAACACTTCTATTTCACCACTTCAAATACCTCCAAATATCTAGTAAGTAGTAGCTGTAACCCACAGTTATTGCAAAATCAtagacatttctccatgagaAAAATTCGGAGGACAAAATCATCATTCGAATATGAGttgatatgatttttcaaCTTTATTATTCTCATGATGATGCTGCACAATCCGAATTTGGCAAGGCCGAATGTCTCACAAATGACATTTTTGCAGTCAATGAAAAAAGCAGCGGCAATTTGTACTTGAGTGGCATTTGGAGTAACATCCTCCAAACATTTTCGGAGGAAGCTTTGTTTGGTTTATGAATAATAATTCAACtttactcaactcaattctatTCTTCCCCAAATTTAATAATGTAATATTActattttgtcattttcttcatttgaaTAATACATTCTCActcatactttttcctaatcatttttaaatttttatttaataatactttctcacttatcctttttttttctaatcatcattaaaattaatattttaataataaattctttatctactttcatatctatatatacatacgtaTAAATATTATCAGACAACAATATATTTGTTAACAATTGCAATTGttatacaaaatcaagttgagttaGATAATttatccaactcgaaaaccaaacaaTAAGTTTGTATGCTTGTTGCTAGCTTGTTAACAATGCTTAACTCAGAACTTTCATTCACTATATGGGTACTACAAGCTTGTTGCTAGCTTGCTGATAGAGATCAATTGATCATTATTTAACTCCTTCCTCACTACTGTCAGCTTGTTGGCaagttgattaaaaaatttagtcATCGTGCAACATCAACCATATCCAACTTCAATAACCAAATCCAACAACAAATAAGTAGTCATTATATTTAGTAATCGATATCAAAGTACCAAATCCAATATCAAAGTCATTATATCCGATAAAGTTGCAAATATTTCAAAACACATCACACTTATAAGTGTGATTGACTGTAAATGAAACTTAGAAATCCCTAAGTCCAATCATTACATCCAAAGTCAGATATCTTTACGTCTGCACTCTTAGTCATGTCGGGTGGGGATGTTCACTTGAAAGGAGGCACGAATGATACAATCAAAACTCTATATTGTCATTGAACAAACGATACTCATCTATAAAGCAAAAGGATATATACCTCCCTAACGTCCAACCGATCACCAATTTGCCTCAGACTTCCCATAATTTCCTCCTTCATCACGACCATTTCATTGGACATTTGATTCATTCCACTATGCAGTACTTGATTGGACGATCTACCTCCATTTCCACCTTTCTTATCTAGCAATACGTGGGCATACATATTTGGGACAAGTTTATCTTATAAATAACAGCTGTCACCTTTCAATCTGTTCCCCCATCATGTACAATGTACGCAAACAATTGGCCTACCAGCTCATCCCCAAAATCTACATTAAAATGCATCATAATCTTCGTAATGTTGTCCATGTAAGATACATGACAACTCATCCTATAAAGAGGCCTCTTCATATGTCGAATAATGAGTTGCGGATGGTTAATGTGAATTCTATTTTGAATGTGCCACAATAATTTGGCATCTTCAATCGATATTAATGTGCGACGTGAACCTCTCAGGAACAGACAATCAACTATAATCCGATGAATGAAACAAACatgatcatcttcatcttcttcttccatatTGCTATAAAACACTAGGACTAAATTCTCATAGTCCGCACATTCTATTCTAGCAAGGACATCCACCTATTCTTGTTTTCACTGAAAGTTCGAGTCAACTTAATGTCAATACCATCAAAATCACTAAACTTGATAGTCTCGTTCAACATCACTCTTCTTGTCGCATAGTGTGCAACATAGTTATGAAGCATTGCATCATTTAGGAAGTACGAATAGTCAACACGGTTGTCCTCGTCTCCCACATTAAAACCACCATTCTCCTCATCTTCCATTTCTTCCTGTTGAGGAAGTTCACGATCTCGAACTCTACGTCAAGGAGGCATTCTGATGAGATTTTGTATTTTGGGAGATGCTAATGAGAAGGGCTGATTTGATGAGATTATGTAGCTAAAGAAATCTTTGAATTGTTGATTTTAGGTAAGAAGTTTGGGAGGCTCTTAGAAGCCGATAAGATTAGGTTGTCATCTGAATTTATATGCACGAGGTTGCTAatgagaaaaattatatagttTTTGAGCTCACTATAATCTGAAAAATTAAGTTGCTAtctgaattattattttcgcAAATTTAGTCAAACAACtcaattaataaattcaaTTGATGGAAGTTGAATTATGATAGAGCTCAATTATGGTCTCTActtttattgatttcttttccaaatttggTTGGTAATGTTTGTGGCCTTGAGTGAAGTCCCGCtaatttcattgatgattgatttctttattattttatagttGTAATAGTAGCCCTTCATTGCTTTTCCTTCTATTGTTTACTTAATTTTAcatataaaagataaaagaaaggTTGGACTGGAAATTGCTGGGTAAAAAGAGTTTGAACTTTTATGTGTTTATGCATATTTAACTCAGAATGCCTTCTCGACGTAGAGCTCGAGATCGTGAACTTCCTCAACACGAAGAAATAGAAGACGAGGAGAATGGTGGTTTAAATATAGGAGACGGTGACAACCGTGTTAACCATTCGCACTTCCTAAATGATGCAATGCTTCATAATTATGCTGCACACTATGCGACAAGAAGAGTGATGTTGCACAAGACTATCAAGTTTAGAGATTTTGATGGTATTGACATTAAGTTAACTTGAAGTTTCGGTGGAAACAAGAATAGGTGGCTAACATTGCTGGAACATAATGTGCAGGCTTAAGAATTTAGTCCGAgtattctaaaataatatggAAAAAGGAGATCGATATCATCATGTAGCCACATACATTAGACGTAGGGGTCTATCATTTCGACTGCAACTTCTCGGTCGAATCTTGGAAATCCTAGAGGGTAGACACGATGAGTATAAGATCTCCGAAGAGGAAGCGTTTAAGTTGTTTCCTGTCGAACCAAGAGAAGCCAACCAAACCACTTGCTAGGCGCGTTTCAGAAGGTAATTCATTGGATCATTGTTGATTTTTTGCTCCCAAGGAGTTCAAGTCACACATTGATATCGATTGAAGACGCCAAATTTATTGGGGCACATTCAAAACAGAGTCCACATTAACTTTCCGCGAATCATTATTCGACATATGAAGAGGCCTCTTAATAGGTTGAGTTGTCATCTATCTTACGAGGACAACATCATGAAAATTATGATGCATTTTAATGTAGATTTTGGGGATGAGGTGGCAGTTGATATCCATAATAGGTTGCCAATTGTTTGCATACATTCTACATGATGGGGTACATATTGAACGGTGACAGCTAGTACTTATATGATAAACTTGTCCCCGATATGCATGCCCGCATATTCCTAGATGAGAAAGGTAGAAATAGAGGTAGATCATCCAATCAAGTACTGCTTAATGGAATGAATCAGATGTCCAATGAAATGATCGTTATGAAGGAGGAAATTATGGGAAGTCTAAGGTAAATTGCTGATCGGTTGGACATTAGGGAAGTATATATCATTTTGCTTTATAGATGAGTATTGTTTGTTCACGACAATATATAGTTTTGATTGTATCATTTGTGCCTCCTTTGTATAAATGTGATGTGTTTTGGaatatttacaattttttcgGATGTAATGACTTTGATATCGTATTTGGTACTTTGATATCGACTTCTAGATGTAATGACTACTTATTGTGGTAATTGTTGTTGGATTTGGTCATTGTAGTTGGATATGGTTATTGTTGCACAATAACTAAATTTTGTCATCAACTTGCCAACAAGCTAACATTAGTGAGGAATGAGTTAAATAATGATCAGTTGATCTCTGTCGGCAAGCTAGCAACAAGCTTGCAGTACCAATATAGTAAATGAAAGTTTTGAGTTGAGCATTGTTAATAAGCTAGCAACAAGCATACATACTTAATGTTTTGTTATTATTGTACGTTTCTCTTCTGCCTAACAGATGTGGACTTATTGTCCATTTCGGCAATTCTATCGAGAGTGAGAGTAATTTACATTTGAAAtagaataaataaacatatgtatatatgttatgTAGCATATAGTTAAGCAAGTGCccatatattttaaaagaaaggTTTTTAAAAGAAAGGTTATCATAAACCCAAAACATATTTAATTTGGCGacacggaggattttcagcccatatctgtatcaacaagccctatcccaaagaagcatatgttggatatatcaaggaaatattcttgtgatgtggaaggggaagatgagatgttttgatccatagattgtgaatattattattttaattaggtagtatatttaatttagatagaaatatatttagaattatatactacttgcaattttagttcgagtaaAAAGTCTaaagttttcaattttggaataattacttgttttgttttaggaaattaCATAGTAAGGGCctatattctaatttcctattttagtttcttagttttcttaggcctatatatagtccatctaaATGTACCAGAAGGGAGAACTAGATAT from Punica granatum isolate Tunisia-2019 chromosome 3, ASM765513v2, whole genome shotgun sequence includes:
- the LOC116200507 gene encoding zinc finger protein GIS3, which codes for MADFEFHFQSKPKGRTTSPSLKLFGFDVSRDEDDESSAPLLDRNDSARSATVASASSESGRAIPPSTDRQFECQYCYRKFANSQALGGHQNAHKKERQHHKRVVAAASYLRSTNPMASAFAPPHHLLAAAGSTSPRWLSYQIPRQAMAPPVCVLSHGCCFADPVGGGGPGVGAAVKSLHAHSRPQVWAFDRQPLGRFGGESRLGFDDAAGVDLHLSLAPAAP